The proteins below are encoded in one region of Sphingomonas sp.:
- a CDS encoding VOC family protein produces MKYLHTMIRVTDPQATVAFFELLGLREVRRMDSEKGRFTLIFLAAPGDEDAEVELTHNWDPEEYAGGRNFGHLAYEVDDVYATCRRLMEGGVTINRPPREGRMAFVRTPDNISIELLQKGPNLPVAEPWASMPNIGEW; encoded by the coding sequence ATGAAATATCTCCATACGATGATCCGCGTCACCGACCCGCAGGCGACGGTGGCGTTCTTCGAATTGCTGGGTCTCAGGGAAGTCCGGCGGATGGACAGCGAGAAGGGGCGCTTCACGCTGATCTTCCTGGCGGCGCCGGGGGACGAGGATGCGGAGGTCGAACTCACGCACAATTGGGATCCCGAAGAATATGCGGGCGGGCGCAATTTCGGGCACCTCGCCTATGAGGTCGACGATGTCTACGCGACCTGCCGGCGGCTGATGGAAGGCGGGGTGACGATCAACCGCCCGCCGCGCGAGGGCCGGATGGCGTTCGTGCGGACGCCCGACAATATCTCGATCGAATTGCTGCAAAAGGGGCCGAATCTGCCGGTCGCCGAGCCTTGGGCATCGATGCCGAATATTGGCGAGTGGTGA
- the gloB gene encoding hydroxyacylglutathione hydrolase has protein sequence MALEIVRIPALSDNYIWLVHDPDSAETMVVDPAQAEPVLAEADKRGWAITAIWNTHWHPDHTGGNAGIKAATGAEVIAPAGEAERIPTADKLVGEGDAVMLGHHAARVMEVPAHTAGHVAYHFAEDGAAFVGDTLFAMGCGRLFEGTAAQMFANMQRLAKLPPETRVYCAHEYTQSNGRYALAAEPDNAAIVRRMAEVDAARARGEATVPTTIAAELATNPFMRAQSAEILAERRAAKDAFRG, from the coding sequence ATGGCACTCGAGATCGTCCGCATCCCCGCGCTCAGCGACAATTATATCTGGCTGGTCCATGACCCGGACAGCGCCGAGACGATGGTGGTCGATCCCGCCCAGGCCGAGCCGGTGCTCGCCGAGGCCGACAAGCGCGGCTGGGCGATCACCGCGATCTGGAACACGCACTGGCACCCCGATCACACCGGCGGCAATGCCGGGATCAAGGCGGCGACCGGCGCCGAGGTGATCGCGCCAGCGGGCGAGGCCGAGCGGATCCCGACCGCGGACAAGCTGGTGGGCGAAGGCGACGCGGTGATGCTCGGCCATCATGCCGCGCGGGTGATGGAAGTGCCGGCGCATACCGCCGGGCATGTCGCCTATCATTTCGCCGAGGATGGCGCGGCGTTCGTCGGCGACACGCTGTTCGCGATGGGCTGCGGGCGGCTGTTCGAAGGGACCGCGGCGCAGATGTTCGCCAATATGCAACGGCTGGCGAAATTGCCGCCCGAGACGCGGGTTTACTGCGCGCACGAATATACCCAGTCGAACGGGCGCTATGCCCTGGCCGCCGAGCCGGACAATGCCGCGATCGTCCGGCGGATGGCCGAAGTCGATGCGGCGCGGGCGAGGGGCGAGGCGACGGTGCCGACCACGATCGCCGCGGAATTGGCGACCAACCCCTTCATGCGCGCGCAAAGCGCTGAAATTTTGGCGGAAAGGCGCGCGGCGAAGGATGCATTTCGTGGTTGA
- a CDS encoding DUF6491 family protein yields MRTAVMIGALALAGCAANAEPQSKAQQRAAGELAKALDGRVAGSPQDCISAMGTDGPQIIDRRTMLYRQGRKVWRNDLPESCPGMDDDALLIVEIWGSQLCRNDRFRAQERTSMIRGPSCRLGKFTPYVKAR; encoded by the coding sequence ATGCGAACGGCTGTGATGATCGGGGCGCTCGCGCTGGCAGGTTGCGCTGCGAACGCTGAACCCCAGAGCAAGGCGCAGCAACGCGCCGCCGGCGAACTGGCCAAGGCGCTCGACGGGCGCGTCGCGGGGTCGCCACAGGATTGCATCAGCGCGATGGGCACCGACGGCCCGCAGATCATCGACCGGCGGACGATGCTCTATCGTCAGGGCCGCAAGGTCTGGCGCAACGACCTGCCCGAGAGCTGCCCGGGGATGGACGACGATGCCTTGCTGATCGTCGAGATCTGGGGTTCGCAACTCTGCCGCAACGATCGTTTCCGCGCGCAGGAGCGGACTTCGATGATACGCGGGCCGAGCTGCCGGCTCGGGAAGTTCACGCCTTATGTGAAGGCGCGCTGA